TAATCTTTTTTATTAGTTAAAAAATGATTAATATACTAGGTGGTGCAATGCCACCTAGTATTTTTTGCATTATACATACTATAAATAATTCAAGGTGCGTCTAGGCGATTCGTGTTTTTAAGCACAGACAACGACTTGAAATACGACCAGTATAAAGACAACACATAGCAACTGTATTTCCCCAAGAGCTACTATAAGAAAGGAAAAACTTATGAGATTGTTATTGCTCACCCTCGCTACTTTTATTTTAGCTGGGTGTGGAATGAATCAATACATTCATCAGGGCCAAAATAAAGGCTTCACAAGTATGAAGCTATCTAAACCAGTGCCAAAGAAAGTCGCTGAACCAAATACCGCTAATGTAAAATTAATGAATAGCCCTGAAGAGTTATTAGGGATGCCATTTAAAGATTTAGGGGTTGTTTCTGGCGAATCGTGTCGTGAAAGTATCAAAAGCCCACCCGCCAACTTAAATACGGCTAAAAAAAGCATGTTAACACAAGCAGCTTATATTGCAGCTGACGCTGTACTGCTACATCAGTGCCAGACCTTAGCATCACCCGGTTGCTATCAAGCAACAATTTGTGAAGGTAGCGCAATACAAATTGTTGAATAATAATTATATGCAATCATTCGAGTGTAATGTTATAGGGCATATCGAATCACCCTATAAAGAAAAGTTTGCCATTCCACGCCAACCTGGGCTTGTACCAGGTGGCTCGGGACGTCTACATTTGCATTCACCATATAATGATCCGAATTCAGTGAGGGGACTCACTCAATTTAGTCATATCTGGGTTTTATTTATTTTTCATCAAACAATGCAAGGAGGCTGGAAACCTTTAGTCCGCCCTCCTCGGCTTGGTGGCAATGAAAAAATGGGGGTTTTTGCGACACGTTCTACTTTTCGCCCTAACCCTATTGGTATGTCGCTGATCGAATTAAAAAATGTCATAGTTAAAAACAATCAAGTTATTTTAGAGCTAGGTAGCTTGGATTTGGTAGATGGTACTCCTGTTATTGATATCAAACCTTATTTGCCTTTTGCTGAATCTATTGCAACAGCAAAAGCCGGCTTTGCACAAGATGCGCCATCAGATGATATGCAGGTTATTTTTCTTCCTCAAGTTCAGCAAGATTTAGTCAAATACCAGCAAAGCTATCCAGGTCTTAGCGAATTTATTCAACAAGTTCTTATGCAAGATCCTCGACCTGCCTATAAAAAGCATGGTACTAATGAACAACGTGATTACGCCGTTCACTTATTGGATTTTAATATTCGTTGGCGAGTTATTGATAGTGTGACGGAAGTATTCGCTATCGAACCTTATGAAAAAACCGTTTAACCCCTTTTGACAAAGCTCGGTCACTGATAAACTAACCGTTTATCATGTTGCTTAGCAACCTAGATTGATTTTGGCGAATACATATATTCGCCATAACCCGTTGTTCTAATGGAACCTATACAATGCGTACTAGCAAATATCTGCTCTCAACACTAAAAGAGACTCCTGCTGATGCGGAAGTTATCAGCCATCAGCTGATGCTTCGTGCAGGAATGATCCGTAAACTTGCATCTGGTCTTTATGACTGGCTACCGACTGGTGTCCGTGTTCTACGTAAAGTCGAGAATATCGTCCGTGAAGAAATGGAAAATGCGGGCTCAATTGAAGTGTCTTTACCCGTAGTTCAACCCGCAGATTTATGGCAAGAAAGTGGTCGTTGGGAACAATATGGCCCTGAATTACTACGTTTTACTGATCGTGGTGAGCGCCCATTTGTTTTAGGTCCAACTCATGAAGAAGTCATTACTGATCTAATTCGTAATGAAATCACTTCATACAAACAACTCCCATTGAATCTATTCCAAATTCAAACTAAGTTCCGTGACGAAGTACGCCCACGTTTTGGGATCATGCGTTCACGCGAATTTATCATGAAAGACGCTTACTCTTTCCATACATCTCAAGAATCATTACAAGAAACGTATGATGCAATGTATGAAGCGTATAGCAAAATCTTTACCCGTATTGGCTTTGATTTCCGTCCTGTTCAAGCTGACACAGGTTCAATTGGCGGTAGTGCCTCCCATGAATTCCAAGTGTTAGCTCAAAGTGGTGAAGATGATATCGTTTTCTCGACTGAATCTGATTTTGCAGCCAACATTGAACTCGCAGAAGCCGTTACACCACTGACTTCACGTGCGGCTCCAACTGAAGAAATGCGTTTAGTTGATACACCCAACGCGAAAACTATTGCTGAATTAGTTGAACAGTTTAACTTACCAATTGAAAAAACAGTTAAAACACTGATTGTTCGTGCTAAGAAGGATTCAGGTCATACACTCGTTGCTCTACTGATCCGTGGTGATCACGAGCTAAACGAAGTCAAAGCAGAAAAACACCCACTGATTTCTAGCCCATTAGAATTTGCCTCAGAGGAAGAAATCAAAGCAGCAATTAAAGCTGCTCCAGGCTCTCTTGGTCCTGTGAATATGCCATTGCCAATGGTCATTGACCGTAGTGTTGCTGTGATGAGTGATTTCGGTGCTGGCGCTAACATCGATGGCAAACACTACTTTGGCATTAACTGGGAACGTGATCTTGCGCAGCCAGAAACATTCGATTTACGTAATGTAGTCGAAGGCGATCCAAGCCCTGATGGTAAAGGCACGTTACTCATTAAACGCGGGATCGAAGTTGGCCATATATTCCAATTAGGGACTAAATATTCGGAAGCGATGAAAGCCTCTGTTCAGAATGAAGAAGGCCATAACCAAATCGTGACTATGGGCTGCTATGGTATTGGTGTAACCCGTATTGTTGCCGCCGCTATTGAGCAAAGCCATGATGAACGCGGTATTATTTGGCCTGATGCGATAGCGCCATTCCACGTTGCGATTTTGCCGATGAATATGCACAAATCATACCGTGTCAAAGAAGTGGCAGAGAAATTATACGCTGACTTAAAAGCACAGGGTATTGATGTCATTTTTGACGATCGTAAAGAACGCCCAGGCGTTATGTTTGCTGATATGGAATTGATCGGGGTGCCATATACCATCGTTATTGGCGATCGTAATTTAGACAATAACCAAGTGGAATACAAAGCTCGCCGTAGTGACGAAAAATCACTTGTTGGCTTAGATAATGTTATCAGCTTCTTAAAAGAGAAACTGGGCAAATAATTT
This portion of the Providencia manganoxydans genome encodes:
- the rcsF gene encoding Rcs stress response system protein RcsF, with the protein product MRLLLLTLATFILAGCGMNQYIHQGQNKGFTSMKLSKPVPKKVAEPNTANVKLMNSPEELLGMPFKDLGVVSGESCRESIKSPPANLNTAKKSMLTQAAYIAADAVLLHQCQTLASPGCYQATICEGSAIQIVE
- the tsaA gene encoding tRNA (N6-threonylcarbamoyladenosine(37)-N6)-methyltransferase TrmO gives rise to the protein MQSFECNVIGHIESPYKEKFAIPRQPGLVPGGSGRLHLHSPYNDPNSVRGLTQFSHIWVLFIFHQTMQGGWKPLVRPPRLGGNEKMGVFATRSTFRPNPIGMSLIELKNVIVKNNQVILELGSLDLVDGTPVIDIKPYLPFAESIATAKAGFAQDAPSDDMQVIFLPQVQQDLVKYQQSYPGLSEFIQQVLMQDPRPAYKKHGTNEQRDYAVHLLDFNIRWRVIDSVTEVFAIEPYEKTV
- the proS gene encoding proline--tRNA ligase codes for the protein MRTSKYLLSTLKETPADAEVISHQLMLRAGMIRKLASGLYDWLPTGVRVLRKVENIVREEMENAGSIEVSLPVVQPADLWQESGRWEQYGPELLRFTDRGERPFVLGPTHEEVITDLIRNEITSYKQLPLNLFQIQTKFRDEVRPRFGIMRSREFIMKDAYSFHTSQESLQETYDAMYEAYSKIFTRIGFDFRPVQADTGSIGGSASHEFQVLAQSGEDDIVFSTESDFAANIELAEAVTPLTSRAAPTEEMRLVDTPNAKTIAELVEQFNLPIEKTVKTLIVRAKKDSGHTLVALLIRGDHELNEVKAEKHPLISSPLEFASEEEIKAAIKAAPGSLGPVNMPLPMVIDRSVAVMSDFGAGANIDGKHYFGINWERDLAQPETFDLRNVVEGDPSPDGKGTLLIKRGIEVGHIFQLGTKYSEAMKASVQNEEGHNQIVTMGCYGIGVTRIVAAAIEQSHDERGIIWPDAIAPFHVAILPMNMHKSYRVKEVAEKLYADLKAQGIDVIFDDRKERPGVMFADMELIGVPYTIVIGDRNLDNNQVEYKARRSDEKSLVGLDNVISFLKEKLGK